Proteins co-encoded in one Bacillus sp. FSL H8-0547 genomic window:
- a CDS encoding PBP1A family penicillin-binding protein — protein sequence MFKSLFSIKGVFMKLLIFVLLSVILVFMVHNSVIASQDVSKLEERANAPTIIYDQNGEIASKISSSKQEWVKYEDVPEHFYEALQATEDQNFYKHNGIDYIGIVRAAFKNVLAGGVVEGGSTLTQQLAKNTLLTHDQTFKRKFDEYFISQKIEDEYSKEEILELYVNKVYFGEGAWGLKRASKVYFGKEPADLTLNESAILVGLIKAPTNYSPVKNMEKSLDRRDVVLKLMKEEKVITEAEMNEAKNEKVVLERKELDQYKGRYPSYVDHVIEEAIKKYGLTQNEILAGGFEIHTELRQDMQSSIENVFKDDANFPDLGGDQLVQSGAVLLNPKTGGVQALIGGRGEHSFRQFNRATQLKRQPGSTMKPISVYTPALENGMTVNSKLEDKPLDIDGYKPENFDGSYHGEVTMYEALVKSHNVPAVWTLNEIGVAKGVDATERFGLPITENDRNLSLALGGLDEGVAPLNMAEAYSAFPNDGTRVEAHAITKIVDVQGNTIAEWKKKETEVTTKEVAQTMTHMMLGVVKEGTGKKAGLEKHELAAKTGSTQLGIDGIDGTKDQWVVGYTPNVVGALWLGYDQTDENHYLNTSSSATAAPLYKVIMDAALKNEKPEDFKLAQVKNDEKKPVKKKETGEEEKEKKRAEEGKKEADKKAEQDAQARKEEQERLKQEEKAKADEEKRKADEKKRQDEEAKKAAEEEAKRAEEEARKAEEEARKEEERRKEEEKKKEEEKPAEPPAEEPAEPEEPAEPAEPEEPPAEPEEPAAPPADSGGG from the coding sequence ATGTTTAAGTCACTATTTTCAATTAAGGGTGTGTTCATGAAACTGCTCATCTTCGTGCTGCTTTCAGTCATCCTTGTCTTTATGGTGCACAACTCAGTTATTGCATCGCAGGATGTGAGCAAATTGGAAGAACGAGCAAACGCCCCGACAATTATTTATGATCAGAACGGAGAAATCGCAAGCAAGATCTCAAGCTCCAAACAGGAATGGGTCAAGTATGAAGATGTGCCCGAACACTTTTATGAGGCGCTTCAGGCAACAGAGGACCAGAATTTCTACAAGCATAATGGGATCGATTATATCGGAATTGTCCGTGCTGCATTCAAGAATGTGCTGGCGGGAGGAGTTGTAGAGGGAGGAAGCACGCTGACACAGCAGCTTGCCAAAAATACCCTGCTTACTCACGATCAGACATTTAAACGGAAATTTGATGAGTATTTTATCTCTCAGAAGATTGAAGACGAATATTCAAAAGAAGAAATACTGGAACTTTACGTAAACAAAGTTTATTTCGGAGAGGGTGCCTGGGGACTTAAGCGGGCTTCAAAAGTATATTTTGGAAAAGAGCCTGCAGATCTGACCCTTAACGAATCGGCGATTCTGGTCGGCCTGATTAAAGCCCCGACAAATTATTCACCAGTCAAGAATATGGAAAAGTCTCTTGACCGGAGAGACGTTGTTCTGAAACTGATGAAAGAAGAAAAAGTAATTACTGAAGCAGAAATGAACGAAGCGAAAAATGAAAAAGTCGTTCTTGAAAGAAAAGAACTGGATCAATATAAAGGCCGCTATCCATCCTACGTGGATCACGTCATTGAAGAAGCGATCAAAAAATACGGATTAACGCAAAATGAAATTCTTGCCGGCGGGTTTGAGATTCATACAGAACTGCGCCAGGATATGCAGTCATCGATCGAGAATGTTTTTAAAGACGATGCGAATTTCCCTGACTTGGGCGGAGATCAGCTCGTGCAAAGCGGTGCGGTTCTCCTTAACCCTAAAACAGGAGGAGTCCAGGCGCTGATCGGCGGCCGCGGAGAACACTCATTCAGGCAATTCAACAGGGCTACACAGCTGAAGAGGCAGCCCGGTTCAACGATGAAGCCGATTTCGGTTTATACGCCGGCTCTTGAAAACGGGATGACTGTAAACTCCAAGCTTGAGGATAAGCCTCTTGACATTGACGGTTATAAGCCAGAGAACTTTGATGGTTCCTATCACGGCGAGGTTACGATGTATGAAGCTCTGGTAAAATCCCATAATGTGCCGGCCGTCTGGACGCTAAATGAGATTGGCGTTGCAAAAGGCGTAGATGCGACAGAGCGTTTCGGCCTGCCGATTACAGAGAATGACCGCAACCTGAGTCTTGCACTCGGAGGACTTGATGAAGGTGTTGCACCCCTTAACATGGCAGAAGCCTATTCCGCTTTTCCAAATGACGGCACGCGCGTAGAAGCTCATGCGATCACGAAAATTGTTGATGTGCAGGGCAACACCATTGCGGAATGGAAAAAGAAAGAAACAGAAGTAACGACAAAAGAAGTAGCTCAAACGATGACACACATGATGCTTGGGGTTGTCAAAGAAGGAACAGGAAAAAAAGCCGGGCTCGAAAAGCATGAGCTTGCGGCGAAAACAGGTTCCACCCAGCTTGGCATTGACGGCATCGACGGGACAAAGGACCAGTGGGTTGTCGGATATACACCGAACGTAGTCGGTGCGCTGTGGCTCGGCTACGATCAGACAGATGAAAATCATTACCTGAATACGTCCAGCAGTGCAACAGCTGCACCGCTCTATAAAGTCATAATGGATGCAGCACTGAAAAACGAAAAGCCTGAAGACTTTAAACTTGCGCAGGTTAAGAATGACGAAAAAAAGCCCGTGAAGAAAAAAGAGACAGGCGAAGAGGAAAAAGAAAAGAAACGGGCTGAAGAAGGAAAAAAAGAAGCTGACAAAAAGGCAGAACAAGATGCCCAAGCAAGAAAAGAAGAACAGGAACGGCTGAAGCAGGAAGAAAAAGCAAAAGCCGATGAAGAAAAGAGAAAAGCAGACGAGAAAAAGCGTCAGGATGAGGAAGCAAAAAAAGCAGCAGAAGAAGAAGCTAAACGAGCAGAAGAAGAGGCGCGGAAAGCAGAAGAGGAAGCACGAAAAGAAGAGGAACGAAGAAAAGAAGAAGAGAAGAAAAAAGAAGAAGAAAAGCCAGCCGAGCCGCCAGCTGAGGAACCGGCAGAGCCCGAAGAGCCAGCTGAGCCGGCAGAACCTGAGGAACCGCCAGCCGAGCCTGAAGAGCCTGCTGCACCTCCGGCAGACAGCGGGGGCGGTTAA
- a CDS encoding universal stress protein, with translation MDTFHHIVVAYDGQDESSAALVKGIQLSKQLGTRLTVVHVYQAEHAMNTGGVRPAIPSAPANGYLTDNLQNYPVAPDAARQFDDQPKNEYFDHSDEVTSRIRMKLDENQATGDVEILSGSPADAILAFADEHSADLIIMGNSDSGGLKKLLFGGVSDKVHHQSNISVLIAK, from the coding sequence TTGGATACATTTCACCACATTGTTGTAGCTTATGACGGACAGGATGAAAGTTCAGCAGCTCTTGTTAAAGGAATTCAGCTGAGCAAGCAGCTTGGCACTCGATTAACAGTTGTTCACGTCTATCAGGCAGAGCACGCCATGAATACAGGAGGCGTAAGGCCCGCTATTCCGAGTGCTCCTGCAAACGGTTACCTGACTGATAACCTTCAGAACTATCCGGTGGCGCCTGATGCGGCACGGCAGTTTGATGATCAGCCGAAGAATGAATACTTCGACCATTCTGATGAAGTCACGTCGAGGATCCGAATGAAGCTTGATGAGAACCAGGCAACTGGAGACGTTGAGATTCTGTCAGGCTCTCCTGCAGATGCCATCCTTGCATTTGCTGATGAACATTCAGCCGATCTCATCATTATGGGCAACAGTGATTCAGGCGGCCTTAAAAAACTGCTTTTCGGCGGTGTTAGCGATAAAGTGCATCATCAGTCGAATATTTCAGTGCTGATTGCAAAATAA
- the nhaC gene encoding Na+/H+ antiporter NhaC yields MNQSKSLSFTGSVILFLSMIGIIFISLFYLKTEPHLPLMLCLVFLSGAAVLYKYSWKDIEDGIVKGIQSGVQPIIILALIGILIGAWMFSGTIPTVMMAALSIIDPAYLLILTLVCCTIISSLVGSSFTTVSTVGVALMGVAIAAGVPVEWAAGAVICGACFGDKMSPMSDTTNFASGVAEVNIFTHIRHMSKTTIPAYAITAVLFWYMGTTLAADAATLDNIKEIMTIMKEHVTISPWTLISPLIVIGLAISRVPVIPALAAGIATAGITGLLIQDGTNLSGFLAVLQNGTAFDIQQETVQQMLNRGGLQSMMWSISLIMIAFALGGLMDKMQLIQTLLNGLIERIKVKGQLILATISSSIGVNLVTGEQYLSILIPGQSFKPAYEKLNVEKKYLSRSLEDAGTLINPLIPWGVSGAFFAQTLGVDVIAYLPFAFFLYLSPLFSVLFGFLPAKKYTV; encoded by the coding sequence ATGAATCAATCAAAATCACTTTCATTCACTGGTTCAGTGATTCTATTTTTATCGATGATCGGCATTATTTTCATCAGTTTATTTTACTTGAAAACAGAACCGCATCTTCCGCTGATGCTTTGCCTTGTTTTTCTCAGCGGCGCTGCAGTCCTATATAAGTACTCTTGGAAGGATATTGAGGACGGAATTGTAAAAGGCATTCAATCCGGTGTTCAGCCGATCATTATTCTGGCTCTTATCGGAATCCTTATTGGAGCCTGGATGTTCAGCGGTACGATACCGACTGTTATGATGGCTGCTTTGTCCATCATAGATCCGGCGTACCTTCTGATTTTGACTCTTGTATGCTGTACCATTATTTCAAGCCTTGTGGGCAGCAGTTTTACAACGGTCAGCACAGTCGGAGTTGCTCTTATGGGAGTGGCGATTGCTGCAGGAGTTCCTGTTGAATGGGCTGCAGGGGCTGTTATTTGCGGAGCATGCTTTGGGGATAAAATGTCGCCGATGTCAGATACGACGAACTTTGCCTCCGGTGTTGCCGAAGTCAATATTTTTACACATATCCGCCATATGTCAAAGACAACAATTCCAGCTTATGCGATAACAGCTGTTCTTTTCTGGTATATGGGAACAACACTTGCAGCTGACGCAGCGACACTAGATAACATCAAAGAAATTATGACGATCATGAAGGAGCACGTAACGATCAGTCCATGGACTTTGATCTCTCCTCTGATTGTGATTGGTCTTGCCATTTCCAGGGTTCCTGTTATTCCTGCTCTTGCTGCAGGCATTGCAACTGCCGGCATCACAGGTCTCCTCATTCAGGACGGGACAAATCTTTCCGGTTTCTTAGCTGTTCTGCAAAATGGAACAGCGTTTGATATTCAGCAGGAAACCGTCCAGCAAATGCTGAACCGCGGCGGGCTTCAATCTATGATGTGGTCCATTTCGCTGATCATGATCGCATTTGCTCTTGGCGGATTGATGGATAAAATGCAGCTGATTCAGACTCTTTTAAACGGATTGATTGAGAGAATTAAAGTCAAAGGTCAGCTGATCCTTGCAACCATTTCTTCTTCAATCGGAGTTAATCTCGTAACGGGAGAGCAGTATTTGTCCATACTCATTCCCGGTCAGTCGTTTAAACCGGCCTATGAAAAACTGAACGTTGAAAAGAAATATTTATCAAGATCCCTTGAAGATGCCGGAACTCTGATAAATCCCCTTATTCCCTGGGGAGTAAGCGGAGCCTTTTTCGCGCAGACACTCGGCGTGGACGTCATTGCGTACCTGCCATTTGCGTTCTTTCTCTATCTGTCTCCATTGTTTTCTGTCCTTTTTGGATTCCTGCCTGCTAAGAAATACACAGTCTAG
- the dat gene encoding D-amino-acid transaminase: MYILVNGEYKKRDEVSIDLEDRGHQFGDGVYEVIRVYDGAYFAMKEHMERFIRSAKEIKIDLPYTIKELTDQLEELLRLNKTEDGGVYMQVTRGAAARKHLFPGKNTVPELTAYPIPCSKPAKEQEEGISLCLLEDVRWLRCDIKSLNLLGNVLAKQEAHDRGAYEALLHRSGMITEGSSSNFYGVKNGSVFTHPANNLILNGVTRMKVEELCRQNGIEFLEERLSTEGLASLDEAFITSTTSEVIPVIKVDEGKVGEGIPGPVTRKLQKLFDELIAKETKVVEK, encoded by the coding sequence ATGTACATACTTGTTAACGGTGAATATAAAAAGCGTGATGAAGTTTCAATTGATCTTGAAGACAGGGGCCATCAGTTCGGTGACGGGGTCTATGAGGTCATCAGGGTGTATGATGGAGCATATTTTGCGATGAAGGAGCATATGGAGCGGTTCATTCGAAGCGCAAAAGAAATCAAAATCGACCTTCCATATACGATAAAGGAGCTGACAGACCAGCTTGAGGAACTTCTCCGCCTGAATAAGACAGAAGACGGCGGTGTCTATATGCAGGTAACCAGAGGGGCTGCCGCAAGAAAACATCTGTTTCCGGGCAAGAATACGGTTCCTGAATTAACAGCCTATCCAATTCCTTGCTCAAAACCCGCAAAAGAGCAGGAGGAAGGGATTTCTCTCTGTCTGCTTGAAGACGTGCGCTGGCTCAGATGCGATATCAAAAGCTTGAATCTTCTCGGAAATGTCCTTGCCAAGCAGGAGGCGCATGACCGCGGGGCTTATGAGGCGCTGCTGCACCGGAGCGGCATGATTACGGAAGGGTCTTCCTCCAATTTCTACGGAGTGAAAAACGGAAGTGTGTTTACTCATCCTGCGAATAACCTGATTCTGAATGGTGTTACGAGAATGAAAGTAGAGGAGCTTTGCAGACAGAACGGAATTGAGTTTCTGGAAGAAAGACTGAGCACAGAAGGTCTTGCCTCTCTTGATGAAGCTTTTATCACATCTACGACCAGTGAAGTAATTCCTGTGATAAAGGTTGATGAAGGGAAGGTTGGGGAAGGAATTCCCGGCCCTGTCACAAGAAAACTTCAGAAGCTGTTTGATGAACTGATTGCAAAAGAAACGAAAGTGGTCGAGAAATAA
- a CDS encoding ribonucleoside-diphosphate reductase subunit alpha, with protein MATKMTTLIVNELTNEKAPFSQERLTDFISETGKDFKELDLHTYTERAVQSMEGRTVCSASQVTNLLILEGLSNISELQPEWTYFCARIYLKKLYKEAAFNRKSGGGTFLSLIKTLTAKGIYSRHLLDSYSEEEIEQLSQVIDHDKDKLFTYIGLRTLSDRYLARDYDKSVYELPQERYLVIAMTLMAKEETEHRLQLVKEAYWALSNLYMTVATPTLSNAGKPVGQLSSCFIDTVDDSLQGIFDSNTDIANLSKSGGGIGVYLGKIRSRGSDIKGFKGVSSGVIPWMKQLNNTAVSVDQLGQRKGAIAVYLDVWHKDIYSFLDSKLNNGDERLRTHDLFTGVCLPDLFMEQAENRGEWHLFDPHEVRKVMGYSLEDYYDERVGSGSFREKYWECANHPELSKTTVPAIDIMKGIMKSQLESGTPFMFYRDEVNRKNPNAHKGMVYCSNLCTEITQNQSPTTMDEQYTEDGKIITVKTPGDFVVCNLSSINLARAVTDDVLERLITIQVRMLDNVIDLNDIPVLQAKLTNKKYRAVGLGTFGWHHLLALKRLRWEDEEAVQFADELYEKIAFYTIQASMRLAEEKGAYPVFEGSDWHTGDYFKNRNYTPDSMPWDELSEKIKENGIRNGYLMAVAPNASTSILAGSTASIDPIFQKMYSEEKKDYKIPVTAPDLNAETTWFYKSAYLIDQMWSIKQNAARQKHIDQSVSFNFYVRNTIKAKELLDLHLTAWKAGLKTTYYVRSTSSEIEDCESCAS; from the coding sequence ATGGCAACCAAAATGACCACCTTAATCGTAAACGAGCTGACAAACGAAAAAGCCCCGTTCTCACAGGAGCGGCTGACTGACTTTATTTCTGAAACCGGAAAAGATTTTAAAGAGCTTGACCTCCATACATACACCGAAAGAGCTGTTCAAAGCATGGAAGGCCGCACAGTCTGTTCTGCCTCTCAGGTGACCAACCTGCTTATTCTCGAAGGCCTCTCAAATATCAGTGAGCTGCAGCCGGAATGGACCTATTTTTGTGCCCGGATTTATCTTAAAAAGCTTTATAAAGAAGCTGCATTCAACAGAAAATCAGGGGGCGGCACCTTCCTGTCACTGATCAAAACCCTTACGGCAAAAGGCATCTACAGCAGACATCTTCTTGATTCTTATTCCGAAGAAGAAATTGAGCAGCTTTCGCAAGTCATCGACCATGACAAAGACAAGCTTTTTACATATATCGGGCTGCGGACGCTCTCTGACCGGTATCTTGCGAGAGATTATGACAAGTCGGTTTATGAGCTTCCCCAGGAGCGGTACCTCGTCATCGCCATGACGCTGATGGCAAAGGAAGAAACGGAACACCGCCTTCAGCTTGTAAAAGAAGCCTACTGGGCACTCAGCAATTTGTATATGACCGTTGCGACTCCAACTTTGTCAAACGCAGGAAAGCCTGTCGGACAGCTGTCCAGCTGTTTTATTGATACAGTTGATGACAGCCTGCAGGGCATCTTTGACAGCAATACAGACATTGCCAATCTCTCAAAATCTGGCGGCGGCATTGGAGTTTATCTCGGGAAGATCCGCAGCCGCGGGAGTGATATTAAAGGCTTTAAAGGAGTGTCATCCGGTGTCATCCCGTGGATGAAGCAGCTGAACAATACGGCGGTAAGCGTTGATCAGCTCGGGCAAAGAAAAGGCGCGATTGCCGTTTACCTTGACGTCTGGCACAAGGATATCTATTCATTCCTTGATTCCAAGCTGAACAATGGTGATGAGCGTTTACGAACGCATGACCTCTTCACCGGCGTATGCCTCCCGGACCTTTTCATGGAACAGGCTGAAAACCGCGGGGAGTGGCATTTGTTCGACCCTCATGAAGTACGGAAAGTCATGGGTTACTCGCTGGAAGATTACTATGATGAGAGAGTTGGCTCAGGTTCGTTCCGCGAAAAATATTGGGAATGCGCCAATCATCCGGAGCTCTCAAAAACAACTGTTCCTGCGATTGACATTATGAAGGGCATTATGAAAAGCCAGCTTGAGTCAGGAACCCCCTTTATGTTTTACCGGGATGAAGTGAACCGGAAAAACCCCAATGCGCATAAAGGAATGGTTTACTGCAGCAATCTCTGTACAGAAATCACTCAAAACCAAAGCCCGACAACCATGGATGAACAGTACACAGAGGACGGCAAAATCATTACCGTTAAAACACCGGGAGATTTTGTTGTGTGCAACCTCTCTTCCATCAACCTTGCCCGGGCTGTGACAGATGATGTGCTGGAGCGGCTGATCACAATCCAGGTCAGAATGCTCGATAATGTCATTGATTTAAATGATATTCCCGTACTTCAGGCCAAGCTCACAAACAAAAAGTACCGCGCAGTCGGCCTCGGAACCTTTGGATGGCACCACCTTCTTGCGCTCAAGCGCCTGCGCTGGGAAGACGAAGAAGCCGTTCAGTTTGCAGATGAACTCTATGAAAAAATAGCCTTTTACACCATTCAGGCAAGCATGAGGCTTGCAGAGGAAAAAGGCGCCTATCCTGTCTTTGAAGGCTCAGACTGGCATACTGGCGACTACTTTAAGAACAGAAACTATACACCTGACTCTATGCCATGGGATGAGCTTTCAGAAAAGATCAAAGAAAACGGCATTCGAAACGGCTATTTAATGGCCGTTGCCCCGAATGCTTCAACATCCATTCTTGCGGGAAGCACGGCAAGCATCGATCCGATTTTTCAAAAAATGTACTCCGAAGAGAAAAAGGACTACAAAATTCCCGTTACTGCACCTGACTTAAATGCAGAAACCACCTGGTTTTATAAATCAGCCTATTTGATTGACCAGATGTGGAGCATTAAACAGAACGCAGCCAGACAAAAGCACATTGATCAGTCTGTCTCATTTAACTTTTACGTCCGCAACACCATTAAAGCAAAAGAGCTGCTGGACCTGCATCTGACCGCATGGAAAGCGGGTCTTAAAACCACTTACTATGTCCGGTCAACATCAAGCGAAATAGAAGACTGCGAATCCTGCGCAAGCTGA
- a CDS encoding ribonucleotide-diphosphate reductase subunit beta — translation MTHSLNARPIMDASAPNRSTSIINGRSSNVLNWDDVSYPWAYAKYKKMLSNFWTPFEINMSGDIKQFPELSGDEQEAFLKIIGLLALLDSIQTDYAGKVAEYITDSSINALMIMLAQQEVIHNHSYSYVLSSIVPKHVQDEVFEYWRSEPTLRKRNEFVTSGYQAFAEEANVLNLLKSIVYDVILEGLFFYSGFAYFYNLARNQKMVATSTMINYINRDEQIHVDLFVKIFKEILREYPEYDTAELAAFVQETFKEAASLEIEWGRTIIGNKIDGIHMQDVEDYIKFYANVRCNQLGFERPFEANRTNPLKWIKAYEEVDLGKSDFFEQKSRQYTKVNSIDNGFDDL, via the coding sequence ATGACACACTCATTGAACGCGCGTCCGATCATGGACGCTTCTGCGCCGAATCGTTCAACTTCCATCATTAACGGGAGGAGCTCAAACGTTTTAAACTGGGACGACGTATCTTATCCCTGGGCCTATGCAAAATATAAAAAAATGCTCTCTAATTTCTGGACGCCGTTTGAGATCAATATGTCAGGGGACATTAAACAGTTTCCAGAGCTTTCCGGTGACGAACAGGAGGCATTTTTGAAGATCATCGGCCTTCTGGCTCTTCTTGACAGCATCCAGACGGACTACGCAGGAAAAGTAGCTGAGTATATAACAGACTCAAGCATAAACGCCCTGATGATTATGCTCGCACAGCAGGAAGTCATCCACAATCATTCCTACTCATATGTTTTGTCTAGCATTGTTCCAAAGCATGTTCAGGATGAAGTTTTCGAATACTGGCGCAGCGAACCTACGCTGCGGAAGAGAAATGAATTTGTAACAAGCGGCTATCAGGCTTTTGCGGAAGAAGCGAATGTGCTGAATCTGCTGAAATCCATTGTATATGACGTTATTCTTGAAGGACTCTTTTTCTACTCAGGATTCGCGTATTTCTATAACCTCGCACGCAATCAAAAAATGGTCGCCACATCCACGATGATTAACTATATTAACCGGGATGAGCAAATTCATGTGGATCTGTTCGTGAAAATCTTCAAGGAAATTCTCCGCGAATATCCGGAATATGATACAGCTGAGCTGGCAGCATTCGTTCAGGAAACCTTTAAAGAAGCAGCCTCCCTTGAAATCGAGTGGGGACGCACCATTATCGGAAACAAAATAGACGGCATCCATATGCAGGATGTGGAAGATTATATTAAGTTTTATGCAAACGTAAGATGCAATCAGCTGGGCTTTGAGCGTCCGTTTGAAGCAAACCGGACAAACCCGCTGAAATGGATCAAGGCCTATGAGGAAGTTGACCTTGGGAAATCCGATTTTTTCGAGCAAAAATCAAGACAGTATACGAAAGTCAATTCGATTGACAACGGGTTTGATGATTTGTAA
- a CDS encoding sigma-70 family RNA polymerase sigma factor — translation MTVNDDAKLYERILRKDKDALEAMYDRYEKLLYSFAFRITHDHTLAEEVLQDVFMKLWHGNRVYDSTKGKFTSWLLTVTRNQAIDLIRKHKKADTVEILEKDAVSTPEQSVEHEVEWMEKGEILREAVSRLKKDQQQMIELFYFKGFTQQKISDVYQIPLGTVKGRIRLALKHLRSMLENEGRVMDE, via the coding sequence ATGACAGTAAACGACGACGCTAAGTTGTACGAAAGGATTCTGAGGAAAGACAAAGATGCTCTTGAAGCTATGTACGACCGCTATGAAAAGCTGCTTTACTCTTTTGCTTTCCGCATTACTCATGATCATACTCTCGCTGAAGAAGTCCTTCAGGATGTCTTTATGAAGCTGTGGCACGGAAACCGTGTTTACGACAGCACAAAAGGAAAATTCACTTCCTGGCTTTTGACTGTCACAAGAAATCAGGCAATAGACCTGATTCGCAAACATAAAAAGGCCGACACCGTCGAAATATTAGAAAAGGACGCTGTTTCCACTCCGGAACAGTCAGTAGAACATGAAGTTGAATGGATGGAAAAAGGCGAGATTTTAAGAGAAGCTGTATCCAGACTGAAAAAGGACCAGCAGCAGATGATAGAACTTTTCTATTTTAAAGGATTTACCCAGCAGAAGATCTCGGATGTGTACCAGATTCCGCTTGGAACTGTTAAAGGACGAATCAGGCTTGCGCTGAAACACCTGAGGAGCATGCTTGAAAATGAAGGGAGGGTTATGGATGAGTAG
- a CDS encoding anti-sigma factor, with protein MSSQMCEKLYDYFSESLPPEEKAEFEAHLESCPDCREELQELTSLTEDLPYLSVPVQPPQEMKQRILGNVFESDSAAVDENKNDRNKMVNFPVQIKSEKRPNRFVLPSVAALLFASLLGNAYFFTQMENESPEEKAISIDDLQKQVALAPVDDQLSETTAMAALMKKDSKEMVFLQAEQLKQLDEGEVYQVWLIENDKPVAAGSFVPDSSGHGAVMYEMNLEGGFNWDTIAITIEPKAGNKAPEGAVVLASQL; from the coding sequence ATGAGTAGCCAAATGTGTGAGAAGCTGTACGATTATTTTAGTGAAAGTTTACCACCGGAAGAAAAAGCCGAGTTTGAAGCTCATTTGGAGTCATGTCCTGATTGCAGAGAAGAACTTCAGGAATTGACCTCTCTGACCGAAGACCTCCCTTATCTCTCTGTGCCTGTGCAGCCTCCACAGGAAATGAAACAGAGGATTCTCGGAAATGTGTTTGAATCTGATTCTGCTGCTGTTGATGAAAATAAAAATGACCGGAACAAGATGGTAAACTTCCCGGTTCAAATCAAGTCTGAAAAACGGCCAAATCGATTTGTCCTCCCGTCTGTCGCAGCTCTGCTGTTTGCATCATTGCTCGGAAATGCTTATTTTTTCACTCAGATGGAAAATGAGTCTCCGGAAGAAAAAGCCATAAGTATCGATGATCTGCAAAAACAGGTTGCACTTGCACCGGTTGATGATCAGCTGAGCGAAACGACGGCAATGGCAGCATTGATGAAAAAAGATTCCAAAGAAATGGTCTTCCTTCAGGCCGAGCAGCTGAAGCAGCTCGATGAAGGCGAAGTCTATCAAGTATGGCTGATTGAAAATGACAAGCCGGTTGCGGCAGGTTCATTCGTTCCAGATTCATCCGGACATGGTGCCGTCATGTACGAAATGAATCTGGAAGGCGGATTCAACTGGGATACGATAGCCATAACGATTGAACCTAAAGCAGGAAATAAGGCTCCTGAAGGCGCTGTTGTTCTGGCGTCACAGCTATAG